AATATTGTAcattagaatattttttctctataatTTATGGTAAGTGATATGCTAATTTAAGATAGTGATATCGTTTGGGATAATTATTAAAACAGTTTcacacagtttttttttttcttaattctatGATTACGTCCATGTTTAGGTATTTCTTTCTTGATAATTATTAGGATGAAGAATATTTCACTGGAATTTGTTTTTGGCTGAGTATGGCTGCATTTAGATAAAGAATCGCTGTGTTTTTTGATATTTGTTaagttaaaaagataataatgtCGTGTGGTTTTGAAATACCAATATTTCGtggttatataattaaatatactttttcttataaattttaattatataaaaataaacatctaTTTGGGAATCAATTAAGTTTACTTGTATTTTTTCAACCTAGCCTCTTCAAGCAATTATCAAAGAATTTTTTCATTTGTCTTTCTAAGTACTAtgcctagtttttttttttttaccaagtaTTTTCAAGCTCCCCAATCTTTTCAAGTTTGAAAGTAACCAATAGTAAACTATCACCTATAAAGTTAGAatacaacaaataataataCTCACAATAGAAGAGTGTATTAACTTTTGAGGACCATTATaaacaacattaaaattttaagtttaaaactaACTAGTAACGGCACATAAtcaattcttaaatttaaatacaataaatgataataatgttTATAATAAAAGAGCGTACTGGCTCTATCATGtattaaattcaaatacaattaaaaataatgctcACAATATTGACTTTTGGGacttttataaataacattaattttaaatttaaaaataattaggtAATTGTaaactattatttataaaactcgagtataataaatgataatactcataataaaaaaacgaattgattttaggaacttttataAATAacgtaaaattttcaaatttgagagTAACCAATAACCATATATTATCATCTATTAAATTtgaatacaataaaaaataatgctcACAATAAAAATGAGTATTGACTTTTGAGATTTTTATAAACAAcataaacttttaaattttaaatttaaaaacaactaGGTATTTGTAAACTATTATTCATAAAACTTGAGTATAACAAATGATAATGCTcgcaataaaaaaagtatttattttggGGACTTTTATAAATAATGTCAAAATGTTTTGAAAACTTTGAAGGTTTTCTTATTTGACAAATGTGACAAATAAAGCTTTGAAGCTCAAGGTCACTACATTAATTTTTGGCCTTTCTTCACGATGTTCAAGATTTTGCAAGTTGTTGAACCGGAAGCCATTCAAAAGCCTTTACAAAATGACGAGATTAAGGATGTAATTTTCAGTATGAAACCTTTTAATGACCTTGGGCCAGTTGTATCCTATGAAGCtttaattgtgattatttgagTAATTTGTtagttggatttttttattcgtagaaattaaacttaataaaaaaagtttataataattaaggaaCGTTGTTCAACTCTGTTTATGTTGATTAAAAAGATGTTTTTGAATTTGACACTCATCATGTCTATGGTGCTGAACTGAAAGCTTCTTATTGGCCCAAATAGTAGGAAATAACAGTATCGGAGTATGGATgtgtaatttttattgatatagtTAACTAAacgatataaaaatataaatataaggatGACAATACTCAAACATATCTCATGAGTCATGACTCTGCACTTGATATGGCACATGGACAGTCTTATATTCTGCCTCTTTGACAGCACAAGAAGTAAGGATACATTACTAATCAGATGTTATCGTTATGATAATCATCAATCTATTACATTAGGAAGCAACATGTGGTCATTCCAACATGATAATTTTGATTTCCCCTAATTCCATTCCCTTTGGGTCACATTACCCTACTTCTATTAGAGTTTAATTTACACACATTCTCAATCTAAAATATTTGTACACACACCCAATAAGAATTTAGCTTATCATCCCATCATATGACATGGCAAAATGGTTAAATCTTATCAAATGTCTACACAAAAACATTTTAGATTAGTAgtgcatataaattaaaatgaagacCATTTTGAGTTATTTTCCCATCTCTAGGGCACAATCATTTTGAGACATCCAACTGTgtttctcctcctcctcttgcTGCTTCAGGGTCTCATAGAGAGGAGCATTTCTAGTCTCAGGTAGCCAAATGCTCAAAACACCACTTGAAATTGCAAAGACACCAAACACTAGGAAAGAGAGAGATGGGCTCAAACGGCCCAAGACAACAAGTAAAGGTGCCACAGAAGCCCCCAACATAATGGCCTGGCGCAGCATTGACACAGCAAAGTTCCTAACATTAGTAGGAAAAAGCTCCACACAATAGATGTACAAAATGTCAAATGCTGTGGAAGCACCCATGAATCCAATTGCCTCAATAATCAATTGACCCCAGTTACCACCATAACTATTGTTGTTATGCACTTTTGATGTGCCTCCTTTGTGTGAAAAAAATGTGCATAATATAGAGGACACTGCAGCTATATAAGAGGACACAGATAACAACAAACGTCTATTAGTAAATCCCAATAGAAAGGTACCAATCACCACAGCAGGAATCTCCATAAGTGCATTGATTGCCACTGAGACATAGAGGTTGAAGTTCAAGTTTTCAACATTGAGTTGAACTCCATAGTAAACAAAACCAACTCCAAAGCCAGCTAACATAACAGTGACCATCCTAATAGCTGCCCATTTTGTGGTCCAAAGGTTCTCTTTGTTGTTATTAGGACTTGTTTCATCACATGATGATCCACAAGGGTTAACCAAAGTGAGGTTATTGGGGAGTTTTTTCTTGCCATTGAGCCTAGCAAATCTGTCCAAAACTTGAAGGGCTTCTTTGTCTCTGCCTCTTATTAGAAGCCAACGTGGGGACTCTGAGACCAAAGGGAGTAATAGGAGAGAATATGCTAGGGGAAGAAGTGACAAGAGTTTGTACAAGTTTCTCCAACATGTTCTTGTTGGATAGGCCACAAGGGGGAGTGTGAGGAACCCTATTGTGAAGAAAAAGAAGCCGTATTGGCCAACTTGGCCACGCCACTTGCGACCTACTGATTCTGTGGTTAGGACAAGGCAGCATATGCCAATTCCTGACCTTGTAAAGCCATTGGCAAAACGGAAGAAGACATAGGTCCAAATGTTTGGAGAGAGAGATGTGGCAAAGGCTGTTATGGAGGTTAAGATGCAGGAAAGTTGCACTGTTTTTTTTCTGCCTAGCCATGAATCAGAGAGGTGGCCATAGACACCAGAACCTGCACCAAAAATTCACGCAACAATTGCATGTAGGTGTGTTAATATTGTTATTGGTGTTGCAATTTGCTAATTTGCTCTTCATAGCAGCATCATATCACATAGAGACTTGGTTTCACCTAGCCTTTTTGTTAGACAAACAAGGTTAATTCATGGGAGATAAATTGTTACCTTTGTTTCTGTAGTATATagataaaaacaaatgaaaaatgattaattgaCACCTTGTGTTAATCGACACCTATAGAAAAATAtagatatgattaatttttttattagagttTTATTATACATACCATCCATTACAAATACAACTACTCATAACTTTTATGATCCATtaaatttatctataaatatttGCAAGGCCAGAATCgtattaaattcattttgcaCAGTTTCGCCTACATGAATGGCTTACAACTGTTTCTCTAATACAGTTGCCTATATTCTCTGCTTTTTATTGACTTATGGCTGTAGTTGGAACAAATTAAAAGAGTTCTAAAAAGGGAGATCGAAAGCAACCCTTTGTATAAATAAACTAATACTGTCAAAACAGATTGATAAAAGAAACCTTGCAGatgaaatataataaagaaatattGTCAGAAACATAAATTCAACACACACCTTACCATTACTAGAAATATAATGAGATTCACAATAGTATGAGTGAGGCTTGTCAAAGaagaattaaaacgtttatataatttttttttcttaatcttcgGTTCATTGAGAAAAAGTAACCTTGAGCTGAATAAAGACTGATGAAGAATTTTTGTGTTTATATGAATTTGAGCTAATAATAATGTTAAGAGTGTGTTATGATTGAGTTTGATTTTCATGTACtattacataaatttttttgacattgagagttaattaaaaatcattattaatacgatttataaaatacttatcataaataaatttatattatttaatttttttatacttttaatacagaatatttaatatgttattattgCTGAtagtgaaggaaaaaaaaagaaagattataGATTTGATTCACTCACCAATAAAAAAAGCTAACAATAATAGAAAGTAACATgtgtcaataataataataagcaaGAATATGTACCTATGAGCGAGCCAAGGAAGTAGACAGAAGCAGGAACAGCAGCCAGAAACCTTCTATCACATACAAGATTCCACTCAGCTATGATGGAACTTGTGTTGCCACCAACCCATTCCCAAGTACCAGGCACCAACCCACAGACAGACCCAGTGCTATTGTTGTTACCATGACACAATCCAGTTTTGCACCTCCAAGCAGGTGGTTGAGCATCACTGAAGATTGTGGCCAAAGTACTCTGAGCATCAAATATCCATGCCAATGACACCAAGAACACATGCACCATCTGAGAGAACCCTAAGGACCCCACATACTCCTCCACCACTTCATCCACTGTGAGCTCAAGTTTGGCCTCACTTTCACTTCCCTCCAAATTTGTGGTCCCTTTAACCAGTTTTTGCTCCTCTTCCATTATGATTCCTGCattcaaagaaaaaggaaaattgatTAGTTGCTACCTTGCTTGCTCCAATGTTGCTctatccatatatatatatatatatatatatatatagttgctAAGCTTACTCTAGTGCATCTACTaagattacattaaaaaaaaattgaatgacatCATCATAACAGAACAGAACCCCTTTtgtgtatataataaataaatgaaatgttGGTTTGGAAAATGTTTCCTGTGAAACAATCTGAGGTGCATACTGTGTTTGGGGTGAATCATGAATATGAGTGGTAGTGGAGAGAATATCCCATggtatatttgattaaattatgatGACACGCGTATCTTTACAAAACAGCACCTAGTATATAGAATTAATTGATGGGCTAATGTGGAACATGGTAATGGAAGATTTGATCAATTATTGATAATGGTAATAGATGGATCTGGGGCCCAGTATTTCAAAATTGTGGTGTCTGAtggaagaatgaagaaaataacTGGAAACCATGAAGAGGCTACTATACTTTCATGCCTgtggaaattaatattttagaaaattgtaGAGAAGGAGTGAGTGGTATTATATATATCTCAACATACCCAGAGTGTGCTCACTGGTTAGCAAATCATGGactaaatgaataaattatgaACATGAGAAATAAGTTTACTTAATTTAAGTGTTGAACAAAGACATAATAGGGTTTTCAAGAAAGTAATGTTGGTGTTTGAGACCCTCACACCTTTTGAATCAAATGACTGCTGCAAGGTTGTTATATGAAAGTTGGTTCAGAAGAGCTAAAGATTTGGCTTGCTTATCTCAAGATACTGAAAAAATGCTGAAATCTTGGCCATGAAACAAACCCACCTCAGTACGTACATATTTAAATTGTTCGGGTAACTTGTTACTTGTCCCAAGGGATATtccatctctctctcttttcatttttttacacgatactatgattaaattaattttttccggAATCAATTCTACTTACATGTTGAATTTCAAAACAACACATAATTGCTTCCAAACATAATCATTTTTTCAATCTTCTCAGCACAATTTTTCAGCACTAACCAATTTTGGTACTAATCCAAGCATactgtatatacatatattctataaaaaataatttgcttGAGTAAAGTAAGATTGCTATGattaatataaaagtatttttttacttttaaatttaatttaattaaaacatattgaGAGTGAAGGAATTTTTATATTGacatctaataataaattatcatatataataaaattttgaatttttgtattaattattttaaaaagtgatGCTTATTGTATGTTTGGAACAATAGATAGAAAGTGAGAGACGAGAAaatagtttgaaatttgaaataaaaaattggaatattttatttttaaaatctaaaaatataacttttttttttactttctctttaaccaaataaaaaatatatcattcatttttttcacttttttttcatctttttcatttgtaaaaataaataaaaaatagatacttGCTTAACGAACTGAATTATACTATCATAATTGTTTTTTCATCTAAACATATCATAAtaagtgattttt
The Glycine max cultivar Williams 82 chromosome 16, Glycine_max_v4.0, whole genome shotgun sequence genome window above contains:
- the LOC100777344 gene encoding organic cation/carnitine transporter 1 isoform X2, whose product is MEEEQKLVKGTTNLEGSESEAKLELTVDEVVEEYVGSLGFSQMVHVFLVSLAWIFDAQSTLATIFSDAQPPAWRCKTGLCHGNNNSTGSVCGLVPGTWEWVGGNTSSIIAEWNLVCDRRFLAAVPASVYFLGSLIGSGVYGHLSDSWLGRKKTVQLSCILTSITAFATSLSPNIWTYVFFRFANGFTRSGIGICCLVLTTESVGRKWRGQVGQYGFFFFTIGFLTLPLVAYPTRTCWRNLYKLLSLLPLAYSLLLLPLVSESPRWLLIRGRDKEALQVLDRFARLNGKKKLPNNLTLVNPCGSSCDETSPNNNKENLWTTKWAAIRMVTVMLAGFGVGFVYYGVQLNVENLNFNLYVSVAINALMEIPAVVIGTFLLGFTNRRLLLSVSSYIAAVSSILCTFFSHKGGTSKVHNNNSYGGNWGQLIIEAIGFMGASTAFDILYIYCVELFPTNVRNFAVSMLRQAIMLGASVAPLLVVLGRLSPSLSFLVFGVFAISSGVLSIWLPETRNAPLYETLKQQEEEEKHSWMSQNDCALEMGK
- the LOC100777344 gene encoding organic cation/carnitine transporter 1 isoform X1, producing MIHPKHRIIMEEEQKLVKGTTNLEGSESEAKLELTVDEVVEEYVGSLGFSQMVHVFLVSLAWIFDAQSTLATIFSDAQPPAWRCKTGLCHGNNNSTGSVCGLVPGTWEWVGGNTSSIIAEWNLVCDRRFLAAVPASVYFLGSLIGSGVYGHLSDSWLGRKKTVQLSCILTSITAFATSLSPNIWTYVFFRFANGFTRSGIGICCLVLTTESVGRKWRGQVGQYGFFFFTIGFLTLPLVAYPTRTCWRNLYKLLSLLPLAYSLLLLPLVSESPRWLLIRGRDKEALQVLDRFARLNGKKKLPNNLTLVNPCGSSCDETSPNNNKENLWTTKWAAIRMVTVMLAGFGVGFVYYGVQLNVENLNFNLYVSVAINALMEIPAVVIGTFLLGFTNRRLLLSVSSYIAAVSSILCTFFSHKGGTSKVHNNNSYGGNWGQLIIEAIGFMGASTAFDILYIYCVELFPTNVRNFAVSMLRQAIMLGASVAPLLVVLGRLSPSLSFLVFGVFAISSGVLSIWLPETRNAPLYETLKQQEEEEKHSWMSQNDCALEMGK